Proteins encoded within one genomic window of Panicum virgatum strain AP13 chromosome 1N, P.virgatum_v5, whole genome shotgun sequence:
- the LOC120654559 gene encoding uncharacterized protein LOC120654559, whose amino-acid sequence MRFFTTGGGGSSSARSYEPMATADTTDLRYWLHWRVGLCTLWVLGCMSVTAYLIWRHEGTGADRRSGGASPPSSAAGGEAGGRKGRRPGVLYDEEAWRPCLRDIHPAWLLSYRLISFFVLLSLLVVIVISDGGNIFYYYTQWTFILVTIYFGLGTALSIYGCSKFIDENVAAVTADMELGTPYIARGAAAKPSFEEHDGSREIAGFWGYLLQIIYQTNAGAVMLTDCVFWFIIFPFLTVKDYNLNFLLIGMHSVNAVFLLGEAALNSLSFPWFRIAYFFLYTALYVIFQWIVHAATPIWWPYPFLDLSSNLAPLWYLAVAVMQLPCYVVFRLVIKLKHHLLAKWFPGSFVRGC is encoded by the exons ATGCGTTTCTTCACCACAGGCGGGGGCGGCTCGTCGTCGGCGCGGTCGTACGAGCCCATGGCCACGGCGGACACCACGGACCTGCGCTACTGGCTGCACTGGCGGGTGGGGCTGTGCACGCTCTGGGTGCTCGGCTGCATGTCCGTCACCGCCTACCTCATCTGGCGCCACGAGGGCACCGGCGCCGACCGGCGCTCGGGCGGCGCGTCCCCGCCTTCCTcggccgcgggcggcgaggcgggcggcaGGAAGGGGAGGCGGCCCGGGGTGCTGTACGACGAGGAGGCGTGGCGGCCCTGCCTCCGGGATATCCACCCGGCGTGGCTGCTGTCGTACAGGCTCATCTCCTTCTTCGTCCTCCTCAGCCTGCTCGTCGTCATTGTCATCTCCGATGGCGGCAACATCTTCTACTACTACACTCA GTGGACCTTCATTCTGGTGACGATTTACTTCGGG CTTGGCACAGCCCTGTCCATCTACGGGTGCAGCAAGTTCATCGATGAGAATGTCGCCGCGGTGACAGCAGACATGGAGCTTGGCACCCCTTACATTGCCCGGGGTGCGGCTGCTAAACCGAGTTTCGAAGAACACGATGGTTCTAGAGAGATTGCTGGGTTCTGGGGTTACCTGCTCCAGATCATCTATCAG ACAAATGCAGGTGCTGTGATGCTGACAGACTGTGTGTTTTGGTTCATCATTTTCCCATTCCTCACCGTCAAAGACTACAATCTGAACTTC TTGTTGATAGGAATGCATTCAGTTAACGCTGTTTTCCTGCTCGGTGAGGCAGCCCTGAATAGCTTG AGCTTCCCTTGGTTCCGGATCGCATACTTCTTCCTTTATACGGCGCTTTACGTCATTTTTCAATGGATTGTTCATGCAGCAACTCCGATTTG GTGGCCTTACCCATTCCTTGACCTGTCATCTAATCTGGCACCTTTGTG GTACCTGGCGGTCGCGGTGATGCAGCTGCCGTGCTACGTGGTGTTCAGGCTGGTGATCAAGCTGAAGCACCACCTGCTCGCCAAGTGGTTCCCGGGCTCGTTCGTAAGAGGCTGCTAG